A segment of the Amycolatopsis thermophila genome:
GCGGTGTCTACTTCGGACTCAACGGCGACCGCAAGGCGCTGTCCGATGTGGACGTCCTGGCCGGGATGATCGAGGATTCACTGGAAGAGCTGAAGGGTGCGAGCTGGTGAGGGTCTACCTTCCGGGCACGATCGGAATGCTGCGCAGGCTGGTGGCGGACGGCAGGCTGCAGCCGCCCGGCGGGACGGGGTTCGCCCTCACCCCGGCGCTGCGGGAGTCCTACGTGAGCGGGGACACCGAGGAGCTGGAGTACGCGGCGCTGCTCGACGCGGCCCGCGCGTCCCTGCGGCTCATCGGTGCCGCCGAAGACGACGCGAAGGAGCTGCCGCGGCGGGTGGTCATCTCGGTCGACGTCGACAACGCCACGCCGCGCCCCGACCTGGACGCGCCGGTGGTCAAGCTCTCCGGGCCGATCGGCTACGCCGACGTCGCGGCCGTGCACGTGGACGCCGAGGAGGCGGAGGAGGCCGTGCGCGCGGCCGCCAGGGTGATCGACGCGGCCGACCTCGGCGACCCGGACGCGGAGTTCGTCCTCGGCGAGGCCGAGGACCACGAACTGGCCTGGTACGCGCCTCAGGAGCTGCCGTTCCTCCTCGACCTGCTCTAGCGTTGGGGGCAGGCCACGAGCCCCGTCGCTGGAGGTAGGCATGGACGCCGTCACCAACGTGCCCGTCCCGGTCAACGAGCCCGTCAAGGGGTACGCGCCGGGCAGTCCCGAACGCGAGTCGCTGCGACGCCGCATCGCCGAGCTGGAGGGCGACAAGCACGAGCTGGTCCAGACGATCGGCGGCCGGAAACGGCTCGCCGGCGGTGCGGCGTTCGACGTGGTCCAGCCGCACGACCACGGTCACGTGCTGGGCACCTGCGCGCAGGCCACGCCCGAGGACGTGGCCGACGCGGTGGCCGCCGCGAAGGAGGCCTCGCCGGCGTGGCGGGAAATGCCGTTCGACGAGCGGGCCGCGGTGTTCCTGCGCGCCGCGGACCTGATGGCCGGCCGCCACCGCGACACGCTCAACGCCGCCACGATCCTCGGCCAGTCGAAATCGGTGCAGCAGGCCGAGATCGACGCCGCCTGCGAGCTGATCGACTTCCTGCGGTTCAACGTGCACTACGCGCGCCGGATCCTCGCCGAGCAGCCGAACTCGGTGCCCGGCACGTGGAACCGGATGGACTACCGGCCGCTGGACGGGTTCGTCGTGGCGATCACCCCGTTCAACTTCACCGCCATCGCCGGGAACCTGCCGAGTGCGCCGGCGCTGATGGGCAACACGGTCGTCTGGAAGCCGACGCCGACCCAGCAGCTGGCCGCGCACTACACGATGGAGGTGTTCGAGGAGGCCGGCCTGCCGCCGGGCGTGATCAACCTGGTCACCGGGGACGGGCAGGCGGTCAGCGAGGTCGCGCTGGCCGACCCGGGGTTCGGCGGCCTGCACTTCACCGGGTCGACGGCGACGTTCAAGTTCCTGTGGCGCCGGACCGCGGAGAACCTCGACCGGTACGCGAGCTACCCCCGGATCGTCGGCGAAACCGGCGGCAAGGACTTCGTCGTCGCGCACGCCTCGGCCGACCGGGAGAAGCTGCTGGCCGGGCTCGTGCGCGGCGCGTTCGAGTACCAGGGGCAGAAGTGCTCGGCCGCCTCCCGCGCCTACCTGCCGCGGTCGTTGTGGGAGAGCGGGCTGCGCGACGAGCTGGCCGACCTGACGCGCACGGTGAAGTACGGCGACGTCACGGACCTGTCGGTGTTCGGCGGGGCGGTGATCGACGCGCGGGCGTTCGCCAAGCACAAGAAGCTGCTGGACGGCGTCGAGGCCGACAACGATCTCGACGTGCTGGTCGGCGGCCACTGCGACGACTCGGTCGGGTACTTCGTCGAGCCGACCGTGCTGGTCTCCGGCGACCCCGCGCACACCGCGTTCGCCACTGAGTACTTCGGGCCGATCCTGGCCGTGCACGTCTACGACGACGCGGCCTACGGCGACATCCTCGAGCTGGTCGACCGCACCTCGCCGTACGCGTTGACCGGCGCGGTGTTCGCCGACGACCGGGCCGCGGTGCAGCAGGCGCACCAGGCGCTGCGGTTCGCGGCGGGCAACTTCTACGTCAACGACAAGCCGACGGGCTCGATCGTGAGCCAGCAGCCCTTCGGCGGGTCCCGCGGCTCGGGGACCAACGACAAGGCGGGGTCGATGTTCAACCTGCTGCGCTGGGCCAGCCCGCGGTCGATCAAGGAGACCTTCGACGCGCCGACCGCCATCGGCTACCCGCACATGGGGTGACGCGGTCCCGGCGGAACCGGGACCGCGCGCCCGGCGGGTCAGCCGCCGATCTTGAGCTCGCCCACCTGGTCTGCGGGCGGGGCTTCGACGGTGACCGGGGCACCCCAGTCGGTGTACTTCATCTTGATGGTGGCCTGCTGGGCCTCCGCCGGGGCGCCGACGGCCTTCATCATCGGCCCGAGGTCCTCGGTGATCTGCACCGGCAGCTGGTCGCTGTTGAGCCACAGCTCCATCGGGAACGTCACGTTCATCGACTTGAGCCGGTCGAGCATCTCCGCGGGCATGCCCGTGCCCGCCATCTCGTCGGCGACCTTGGCGACGTCGATGTTCAGCCAGTAGTGGCTGACCTGCTGCCCGTCGAGCGTGGTCTGCTCGCCGCGGGTGATCGTGCCGGCCTTCTGGATCTGGTTCAGCGACTCGGTCGGGTTGTTCGACTCGGCCTGCTCCATGCTCACCCCGAGCTGCTTGGCCGCCTCGCTGCCTTCGGGCAGCGTCGCCCACGGCTTGCCGCCGGTGGCGGCCTGCGCCTCGGCGGGCAGCTTGAGGTAGAGGACCTTGCCGACGATCCGCATCTCCTGGGTCTGCCCGGCCGCGTTCATCGTCATCGACATCGCGGTGTCCGAACCGGCGAACCGGCCCTCACCGGATGCGGTCATCTCCTGGCCGCCCATCGACATGTTCATCGTGAACTTCGCCGACTGGGCCTGGCCGGTCTTGGCGGAGGCCGCGCGGACCAGTTCCTGCGTGTTGCCGAACAGTGACGGCCCGGCGTTCCCGCCGTCGCCACCGGACTGCCCGCCGCACGCGGACAGCCCGAACACCAGCGCCAGGACCCCGGAGACCAGAGCGGTCTTCTTCATTCGAAAGTTTCCCCTTGATCGGTTCACCCTCATCGGGTGACTAACACGCATATGTCCGAAAGGCCCTCCCGCGTTACTCCCGGCGGGCGGGCGAGCCACCCGGTTCGCCGGCGCGCTAGACCTCGAGCCCGGCGCGGGAGGCCAGGAGCCGGCGCAGCGACGGCAACCGTCGCCGGTCCTCGACTTCGTCGAGCATGCAGTCGGGGTCCTCCGGCGGTCCGAGGTGCCCGCAGCCGGGCGGGCACTCCTCGGCGGCCTCGGCGAACTCGTCGAACGAGGCGACGATGTCGTCGGCCGTGACGTGGGCCAGCCCGAACGAGCGCACCCCCGGCGTGTCGATCACCCAGCCGCCGTCCGGCAGGGGCAGCGCGACGGCCGCGACCGACGTGTGCCGCCCCTTGCCGATCGCGCTGACCTCGCCGGTGGCCAGCTCGGCGTCCGGCACCAGGCGGTTCACCAGTGTCGACTTGCCGACCCCCGAATGCCCGACGAGCGCGGACACCCGGCCGCGCACGGTGTCGGCCAGCGGCAACGAGTCCTCGTCGTGGCGGGTCACCACCGACGGCACGTCCAGCTCGGCGTAGCGGGACAGCAGCTCGTCCGGGCTCGCCAGGTCGGCCTTGGTCAGGCACAGGACCGGCTGCAGGCCGCCGGCGTAGCAGGCCACCAGGCAGCGGTCGATGAACCCGGGCCGCGGCGGGGGATCGGCCAGCGCGGTGACGATGAGCAGCTGTTCGGCGTTGGCGACGACCACCCGTTCGAACGGGTCGGTGTCGTCCGCCGTGCGGCGCAGCAGGCTGCTGCGCTCCTCGACCCGCACGATGCGGGCGAGCGTGCCCGGTTCACCGCTCGTGTCGCCGA
Coding sequences within it:
- a CDS encoding DUF6912 family protein; amino-acid sequence: MRVYLPGTIGMLRRLVADGRLQPPGGTGFALTPALRESYVSGDTEELEYAALLDAARASLRLIGAAEDDAKELPRRVVISVDVDNATPRPDLDAPVVKLSGPIGYADVAAVHVDAEEAEEAVRAAARVIDAADLGDPDAEFVLGEAEDHELAWYAPQELPFLLDLL
- the pruA gene encoding L-glutamate gamma-semialdehyde dehydrogenase; translation: MDAVTNVPVPVNEPVKGYAPGSPERESLRRRIAELEGDKHELVQTIGGRKRLAGGAAFDVVQPHDHGHVLGTCAQATPEDVADAVAAAKEASPAWREMPFDERAAVFLRAADLMAGRHRDTLNAATILGQSKSVQQAEIDAACELIDFLRFNVHYARRILAEQPNSVPGTWNRMDYRPLDGFVVAITPFNFTAIAGNLPSAPALMGNTVVWKPTPTQQLAAHYTMEVFEEAGLPPGVINLVTGDGQAVSEVALADPGFGGLHFTGSTATFKFLWRRTAENLDRYASYPRIVGETGGKDFVVAHASADREKLLAGLVRGAFEYQGQKCSAASRAYLPRSLWESGLRDELADLTRTVKYGDVTDLSVFGGAVIDARAFAKHKKLLDGVEADNDLDVLVGGHCDDSVGYFVEPTVLVSGDPAHTAFATEYFGPILAVHVYDDAAYGDILELVDRTSPYALTGAVFADDRAAVQQAHQALRFAAGNFYVNDKPTGSIVSQQPFGGSRGSGTNDKAGSMFNLLRWASPRSIKETFDAPTAIGYPHMG
- the rsgA gene encoding ribosome small subunit-dependent GTPase A — protein: MARKDWRDLDESDVRVRPGKGSRPRSKRRPTHADATPAMVIVVDRGRWTCAVESDPGRLVTAMRARELGRTPVVVGDQVGLVGDTSGEPGTLARIVRVEERSSLLRRTADDTDPFERVVVANAEQLLIVTALADPPPRPGFIDRCLVACYAGGLQPVLCLTKADLASPDELLSRYAELDVPSVVTRHDEDSLPLADTVRGRVSALVGHSGVGKSTLVNRLVPDAELATGEVSAIGKGRHTSVAAVALPLPDGGWVIDTPGVRSFGLAHVTADDIVASFDEFAEAAEECPPGCGHLGPPEDPDCMLDEVEDRRRLPSLRRLLASRAGLEV